The following nucleotide sequence is from Pseudarthrobacter psychrotolerans.
CCCGCACCACATCGTGGAAGCACAATTCAAGGCCTTCGCCCGCGCCCTGCGCGCTGCGGTCGAACCGGATCCCCGCGTTGAGGGGATTCCGTCCACCAAGGGCGCCTTGTGAGCGGCCAGATTCTCCGGGACGGCGCCGTCATCGATCCGGCCGCCGGCAAGAAGCCCGTATCGCCAGAAGGCAGGCCTACGGTCACCGTCCTGGACTACGGTTCCGGAAACGTCCGCTCCGCCGTGCGCGCCCTGGAGCGGGCCGGGGCCGAGGTCATCCTCAGCTCCAAGCCGGAGGACGTGCTGAATGCCGACGGCCTGGTAGTACCCGGCGTCGGCGCCTTCGAGACTGTTATGCGCGAGCTCAAGGCCGTGGACGGCATCCGTCTGATCGGCAGGCGTGTGGCCGGGGGCAGGCCGGTCCTGGCTATCTGCGTCGGCCTGCAGGTCCTGTTCGATGCCGGGGTGGAACACGGGACAGAAGCCGAAGGCATGGGGGAGTGGCCCGGCAAGGTGGAGCTGCTTCCGGCCGAGGTGGTGCCGCACATGGGCTGGAACACCGTGGATGTACCGGAAGGATCCAAGCTCTTCGCCGGCGTCGCGGACCAGCGCTTCTACTTCGTTCACTCCTATGGTGTCCAGGAGTGGAACTTCGACGTGATCCAGCCGCGGATGACCGCGCCGCTGGTGACCTGGTCAGAGCACGGCGCCCGCTTTATCGCCGCTGTGGAGAACGGCCCGCTCTGCGCTACCCAGTTCCACCCCGAAAAATCCGGCGACGCCGGTGCGCGGTTGCTGCGCAACTGGGTAGACGGTCTTCGCAAGCCAGCTGCCACGGACGCCGCCTAGATGTGGTCGATTGTCCTGATGGGCCTGGCCGGCGTCCTGGTGGGCGGCGCCCTGTCCTTCAGGCAGCAGCACAAACCGCTGTGGACCCAGGTGGGCTTCTACGTCCTGGCCGGTATGGCGCTGCTGGCCGCCTACCTGCTGACGCTTCCTGGCACCTAGCCCCACGCATTCACCAGTTCCGCTTTCACGAGCAACCCAACACCCAAGAGGATTTGAGATGACCACCGCAACCGATCTGCCGGTTCTTGAACTGCTGCCCGCCGTCGACGTCGTAAACGGACAGGCCGTGCGGCTGGTCCAGGGAGAGGCCGGCAGCGAGACGAGCTACGGCACGCCGCTGGAGGCAGCCCTCAACTGGCAGGAGCAGGGCGCCGAATGGGTGCACCTGGTGGACCTCGACGCCGCGTTCGGACGTGGCTCGAACGCGGAGCTGCTCCGTGAAGTGGTGGGCCGGCTGGACATCAAGGTGGAGCTCTCCGGCGGACTCCGGGACGACGAATCCCTCGAGGCGGCGCTGGCCCTTGGCGTGGCACGCGTCAACCTCGGCACGGCTGCGCTGGAAAACCCCGAGTGGACCCGCG
It contains:
- the hisH gene encoding imidazole glycerol phosphate synthase subunit HisH, which gives rise to MSGQILRDGAVIDPAAGKKPVSPEGRPTVTVLDYGSGNVRSAVRALERAGAEVILSSKPEDVLNADGLVVPGVGAFETVMRELKAVDGIRLIGRRVAGGRPVLAICVGLQVLFDAGVEHGTEAEGMGEWPGKVELLPAEVVPHMGWNTVDVPEGSKLFAGVADQRFYFVHSYGVQEWNFDVIQPRMTAPLVTWSEHGARFIAAVENGPLCATQFHPEKSGDAGARLLRNWVDGLRKPAATDAA